The following proteins are co-located in the Acinetobacter shaoyimingii genome:
- the rhlB gene encoding ATP-dependent RNA helicase RhlB, which yields MSSGFETLNLHPQLKKAIDALGFKEMTPIQEKVLKYTLAGHDAIGRAQTGTGKTAAFLISVMNDLLSNPLTGQRYRGEPRALVLAPTRELALQIESDARELTKYTDLNVVTLVGGVDFDKQKKQLDKGFVDIIVATPGRLIDFAEQKEVWLDQIEFLVIDEADRLLDMGFIPSVKRIVRFSPRKEQRQTLMFSATFSYDVLNLAQQWLFEPVTVEIEPEKKTNADVEQRVYVVGKADKYKLLEEILRDEPIEKVMIFANRRDQVRKLYDHLKRDGYKVVMLSGEIAQDKRTKMLDQFKNGQHNIMIATDVAGRGIHVDGVSHVVNFTLPEQSDDYVHRIGRTGRAGTRGVSISFLSEDDAFYLPEIEKAIGQKIPLTRLDGYC from the coding sequence ATGTCATCTGGTTTCGAAACCCTTAATTTACATCCGCAACTGAAGAAAGCGATTGATGCTTTAGGGTTTAAAGAAATGACCCCAATCCAAGAAAAAGTATTGAAATATACTTTGGCAGGGCATGATGCGATTGGGCGTGCACAAACTGGTACGGGTAAAACTGCTGCCTTCTTAATCAGTGTGATGAATGACTTGTTGTCAAATCCATTGACTGGACAGCGTTATCGTGGTGAACCACGAGCTTTAGTCTTGGCACCAACACGTGAGTTGGCATTACAAATTGAAAGTGATGCACGCGAACTGACCAAATACACAGACTTAAATGTGGTGACTTTGGTTGGCGGTGTCGATTTTGATAAGCAGAAGAAACAGCTGGATAAAGGCTTTGTTGACATCATTGTGGCAACTCCAGGTCGATTGATCGATTTCGCTGAACAAAAAGAAGTATGGCTGGATCAAATTGAATTCTTGGTCATTGATGAAGCTGACCGTTTATTAGATATGGGCTTTATCCCTTCGGTTAAACGTATTGTGCGTTTTTCACCACGTAAAGAACAACGTCAAACCCTCATGTTCTCGGCAACCTTTAGTTATGATGTCTTGAATTTGGCTCAGCAATGGCTGTTCGAACCTGTAACGGTTGAAATCGAACCTGAAAAGAAAACCAATGCTGATGTTGAGCAACGTGTGTATGTAGTGGGTAAGGCAGATAAATACAAATTACTTGAAGAAATTCTACGTGATGAGCCGATTGAAAAAGTTATGATTTTTGCCAATCGCCGTGACCAAGTTCGTAAACTGTATGATCATTTAAAACGTGATGGTTATAAAGTTGTAATGTTGTCGGGTGAAATTGCACAAGACAAACGGACTAAAATGCTAGATCAATTTAAAAATGGTCAACACAACATTATGATTGCGACTGATGTTGCTGGGCGTGGTATTCATGTCGACGGCGTATCGCATGTCGTGAATTTCACTTTACCTGAACAGTCCGATGATTATGTACACCGTATTGGTCGTACAGGTCGTGCGGGTACACGTGGGGTGAGCATTAGCTTCCTGTCTGAAGATGATGCTTTTTATTTACCAGAGATTGAAAAGGCCATTGGTCAAAAGATTCCATTGACGCGTTTAGATGGTTATTGCTAA
- a CDS encoding sulfurtransferase TusA family protein, with product MHFILEMTARIEIDALGKPCPMPLLLLKKQLKQNNLSQNYLLKASDPNSEIDITRYCQIHHYTCTIQKISSDEIHYCIEV from the coding sequence ATGCATTTTATTTTGGAAATGACAGCAAGAATTGAAATAGATGCACTGGGTAAACCCTGTCCAATGCCATTATTGCTTTTAAAGAAGCAACTTAAGCAGAATAATTTGTCACAAAATTATTTATTGAAAGCTTCTGATCCGAACAGTGAAATTGACATTACTCGATATTGCCAAATACATCATTACACATGCACTATACAAAAAATTTCTTCAGATGAAATTCATTACTGCATTGAAGTGTAA
- a CDS encoding fatty acid desaturase family protein: protein MYLSKKDVLSELLISLPWFMASFVFAFLTWYPVAMFCSFMFFLTGLRQVHNAFHFALGLSKQLTHWVMFILSILMLGSMHAVQINHLRHHQHCMQDEDVEAKSARMRWWQALLFGPAFPLMLHKKAFEVGSKIQRKWMIAELLANIIFIAMVFTVFDITVLKYHVCVMLIGQCMTAFFAVWTVHHDTEDHVYMARTVRNEFKRIVTYNMFYHVEHHLFPAVPTRKLHIIAQRLDEHDPNVEIRTVF from the coding sequence ATGTACCTCAGTAAGAAAGATGTGCTGAGTGAATTATTGATTTCCTTGCCATGGTTTATGGCCTCATTTGTATTCGCATTTTTGACATGGTATCCGGTTGCGATGTTCTGTTCATTTATGTTTTTTTTGACAGGGTTGCGTCAGGTCCATAATGCCTTTCACTTTGCATTGGGCTTGTCTAAGCAGCTTACCCATTGGGTGATGTTTATACTTAGTATCTTAATGTTAGGCTCAATGCATGCCGTACAAATTAATCATCTCAGACATCATCAACATTGTATGCAAGATGAAGATGTCGAAGCCAAAAGTGCACGTATGCGTTGGTGGCAGGCCTTGTTATTTGGTCCTGCTTTTCCATTGATGCTTCATAAAAAGGCTTTTGAGGTTGGAAGCAAAATTCAAAGAAAATGGATGATAGCTGAGTTATTGGCAAATATTATTTTCATTGCAATGGTTTTTACTGTGTTTGATATTACGGTGTTGAAATACCATGTATGTGTCATGCTCATTGGTCAATGTATGACCGCCTTTTTTGCCGTTTGGACGGTGCATCATGATACAGAAGATCATGTTTACATGGCGCGTACCGTGCGTAATGAGTTTAAGCGGATCGTGACCTACAATATGTTTTACCACGTTGAACATCATCTTTTTCCTGCTGTGCCAACTCGAAAGTTACACATCATTGCTCAACGCTTAGATGAACATGATCCAAATGTAGAAATTCGAACGGTGTTTTAA
- a CDS encoding DUF423 domain-containing protein: protein MWIGIAAINLAIAVILGAFGAHGLKARASVEQLGWWQTATDYFFYHSLGLLVLGVIAKVLPELSIKPSFLLIQVGILFFSGSLYIMAFGLPRILGAITPIGGALMIAGWLVLAWNAFKLSN, encoded by the coding sequence ATGTGGATTGGTATTGCCGCAATTAATTTAGCCATTGCTGTGATCTTAGGTGCTTTTGGCGCACATGGTCTAAAAGCACGTGCCTCTGTTGAACAATTGGGTTGGTGGCAAACTGCTACAGATTATTTCTTTTATCATTCGCTTGGACTTTTAGTATTGGGTGTCATTGCTAAAGTTTTACCTGAGCTCTCGATAAAACCGAGTTTTTTGTTGATCCAAGTTGGCATCCTTTTTTTCTCTGGTTCTCTTTATATTATGGCGTTTGGTTTACCACGTATACTCGGTGCGATCACTCCTATTGGTGGAGCATTAATGATCGCAGGTTGGTTAGTACTGGCTTGGAATGCGTTTAAGCTTTCAAATTGA
- a CDS encoding DUF1311 domain-containing protein, translating into MNKTLIISMLATTLLFSGCDKFKTKKDDTATTASEWSCTSESNLKDLQNFLKQEYLKKIDKRLRETSYYHSDQALLKKINDSLKFEIKGIRTLTPDTNKTNELECEGQIVVNFPKGLLKRAENAYLEAEVERECDECESSYSTLMDYLDGREVPLTVQDDYLKGKFGFNVIKTDKEGYSLSTRQQDDVINAVVIITQKAVQYEAYVKENSSIKEEQTQNTLKNAEQVELAQKAMDIRKKELNEEKSKVVERLNQTWDRFSDEQKAELQQDQSEWFEKRDIDCKVIAQKPAYNLSDSERETYQKQYNYWDDAMQQQNVDMQYTKCFNQRTNERIVYLNNVF; encoded by the coding sequence ATGAATAAGACATTAATCATCAGTATGTTAGCTACAACTTTACTCTTTAGTGGTTGTGATAAATTCAAGACAAAAAAAGACGATACAGCGACCACGGCGTCGGAATGGAGCTGTACCAGCGAAAGTAATCTAAAAGACCTACAGAATTTTTTAAAACAAGAATATTTGAAAAAAATTGATAAGCGTCTAAGAGAAACTTCTTACTATCATTCAGATCAAGCTTTATTGAAAAAAATTAATGACAGTTTGAAATTTGAGATTAAAGGCATTCGTACCCTCACTCCAGATACAAATAAAACCAATGAGCTTGAGTGTGAAGGGCAAATCGTTGTGAATTTCCCTAAGGGTTTATTAAAACGTGCTGAAAATGCCTATTTAGAAGCAGAGGTAGAACGTGAATGCGATGAGTGTGAGAGCAGCTATTCTACCTTAATGGATTATTTGGATGGTCGTGAAGTTCCACTGACCGTTCAAGATGATTATCTCAAAGGTAAATTTGGTTTTAATGTGATTAAGACCGACAAAGAGGGTTATTCATTAAGCACTCGCCAACAGGACGATGTCATTAATGCTGTTGTCATCATTACTCAAAAAGCTGTTCAATATGAGGCTTATGTTAAAGAGAATTCAAGTATCAAAGAAGAGCAGACTCAAAATACCCTTAAAAATGCTGAACAGGTTGAATTGGCGCAAAAAGCCATGGATATCCGAAAAAAAGAATTGAATGAGGAAAAGAGTAAGGTTGTTGAGCGCTTGAATCAAACATGGGATCGTTTTAGTGATGAACAGAAGGCAGAACTGCAGCAAGATCAATCTGAGTGGTTTGAAAAACGTGATATTGATTGTAAGGTCATTGCACAAAAACCTGCATATAACCTCTCTGATAGCGAACGGGAAACCTATCAAAAACAATATAATTATTGGGACGATGCAATGCAGCAACAAAATGTTGATATGCAATATACCAAGTGTTTCAACCAACGCACCAACGAACGTATTGTTTATTTAAACAATGTTTTTTAA
- the rpoH gene encoding RNA polymerase sigma factor RpoH — protein sequence MSDSSNQLMPLSLSAPGVNLGAYISTVNQIPILTAEQEKELADRYFYDQDLDAAKMLVMSHLRFVVHIARSYAGYGLPQGDLIQEGNLGLMKAVKRFDPNMGVRLVSFAVHWIKAEIHEYVIRNWRIVKIATTKAQRKLFFNLRSLKKSSKKLTLEEAQSIAKDLNVTAEQVIEMEGRLTAYDAAFEAQGDDDDENSTYVAPALYLEDNRYDPARLIEEEDYEEQSTSALHTAMEQLDDRSRNILQRRWLDDDKSTLHELAAEYNVSAERIRQLEKNAMDKIKVAMSSN from the coding sequence ATGAGTGACAGCAGCAATCAATTGATGCCCCTGTCATTGTCTGCGCCTGGGGTAAATCTTGGTGCTTATATCAGCACTGTAAATCAAATTCCAATTTTGACAGCCGAACAAGAAAAAGAGTTGGCTGATCGATATTTTTACGATCAAGATTTAGATGCTGCAAAAATGCTGGTGATGTCTCACCTTCGTTTTGTTGTACATATTGCCCGTAGTTATGCAGGTTATGGCTTACCACAAGGTGACCTCATTCAAGAAGGTAACCTCGGTCTAATGAAAGCGGTTAAACGTTTCGACCCTAACATGGGTGTGCGTTTGGTGTCTTTTGCCGTGCATTGGATCAAAGCTGAAATTCATGAATATGTGATTCGTAACTGGCGTATTGTTAAAATTGCGACCACAAAAGCGCAGCGCAAATTATTCTTTAATTTACGTAGTCTGAAAAAATCCAGCAAAAAATTGACGCTCGAAGAAGCACAATCGATTGCCAAAGATTTAAATGTCACCGCTGAACAAGTGATTGAAATGGAAGGTCGTCTGACTGCCTACGATGCTGCTTTTGAAGCACAAGGCGACGATGACGACGAAAATTCAACCTATGTCGCGCCAGCACTGTATTTAGAAGACAATCGTTACGACCCAGCACGTTTAATCGAAGAAGAAGATTATGAAGAACAGAGCACGTCTGCCCTTCATACTGCGATGGAACAGCTAGATGATCGTTCTCGCAATATTTTACAACGTCGTTGGTTAGATGATGACAAATCGACATTGCATGAATTGGCTGCTGAATATAACGTTTCTGCTGAACGTATTCGTCAGTTAGAAAAAAATGCCATGGATAAAATCAAAGTGGCGATGTCCTCCAATTAA
- a CDS encoding Rossmann-like and DUF2520 domain-containing protein, with amino-acid sequence MRISLVGAGRVATHLAKALHQDHEIVDIYSRSIEYAEQLAQRVSARACDQFSQMQQHIDVLVIAVSDQAINTVIQGIAEYFDDVLIAHTSGSTHIHILEQYHTRCGVLYPLQTFSLERDIDWKTTPLLIEASQDADLSLLTNIANQLSQRVYHYDSAQRLSLHLSAVFACNFTNYCYDMAKQVVDARDVDFSLLYPLMIETAHKATQHAPQTVQTGPAVRKDQNIINMHEKMLKELHRDDLKKIYHDLSDAIMNRI; translated from the coding sequence ATGCGTATTAGTTTGGTCGGTGCAGGGCGAGTAGCGACACATTTAGCAAAAGCATTGCATCAAGATCATGAGATTGTCGATATTTATAGTCGATCTATTGAATATGCTGAACAATTGGCGCAGCGTGTATCTGCTCGTGCGTGTGACCAGTTTTCACAAATGCAACAACATATCGACGTGTTGGTTATTGCGGTGAGTGATCAAGCCATCAATACAGTTATTCAAGGCATTGCAGAATATTTTGATGATGTATTGATTGCCCATACATCGGGCAGTACACATATCCATATTTTAGAGCAGTATCATACGCGCTGTGGCGTATTGTACCCATTGCAAACATTTAGCTTAGAGAGAGACATTGACTGGAAGACAACGCCTTTATTGATTGAAGCCAGTCAGGATGCTGATTTGAGCTTGCTCACAAATATCGCCAATCAGCTGAGCCAGCGTGTTTATCACTACGATTCAGCACAGCGTTTAAGCTTACACTTATCGGCAGTATTTGCTTGTAATTTCACTAATTATTGTTACGACATGGCAAAACAAGTGGTGGATGCACGAGATGTTGATTTTAGTTTGTTATATCCATTGATGATCGAAACAGCACATAAAGCTACACAGCATGCTCCTCAAACAGTACAAACTGGACCTGCGGTTCGAAAGGATCAAAATATTATCAATATGCATGAGAAAATGTTGAAGGAACTTCATCGGGATGATTTAAAAAAAATTTACCATGATTTAAGTGATGCTATTATGAATAGAATATAA
- a CDS encoding OmpA family protein encodes MDLIQILKERVIPVVLKQDLSNQDLNQQDATITNEKQSVLSLFFPILLIILRAKPKLIESLQHNLNPRLSDLFQQDTQSKQQLIQSIQHSLPYDQVENLLDRSIAPTLNVLEDLAGSREPDDIARFLDRNRETIRGTLPIWSLPILGAMGIHYDNLKPLTDPTVKTVPVEKAHAEPEKKKGGFLLPLIALLILALIVAFLWRSCQEKNQKIDHTQVAPNADQELAFFQLSTDKSGNLDTCKARIGNPTFTQILQQDIKQLFKHPMGCEVDSSNKFRSELVDQAALPEVLKLIQGVPHINLVWTGAEISIQGPDTDTVKKLAEKIKPLVPEVNVVFQAVSSLNQQTIANEQKVVDESVRKAESALNQIDREKVQPVDIAKALNLQIINFAFSSAEIPDVNKSVLDKAAVLIKEVDNVHLKVKGYTDSVGTAEVNNKLSNLRAEAVVNYLVSKGVDKSKLTAVGYGQEQPVADNTTPEGQFKNRRIEFEVVNTETGVKREVGSNGIEKKN; translated from the coding sequence ATGGATTTAATTCAAATACTTAAAGAACGTGTTATCCCAGTTGTTTTAAAGCAAGACCTTTCAAACCAAGATTTGAATCAGCAAGATGCAACGATCACGAATGAAAAACAAAGTGTTTTATCATTATTTTTTCCCATTTTATTGATTATTTTAAGAGCAAAACCGAAACTTATTGAGTCATTACAGCATAACTTAAACCCAAGATTATCGGATTTATTTCAACAAGATACTCAATCTAAGCAACAGCTCATTCAATCTATTCAACATTCATTGCCATATGATCAAGTTGAAAATCTATTGGATCGATCAATAGCCCCGACATTGAATGTGTTAGAAGATTTAGCTGGTAGTCGTGAACCTGATGACATTGCACGTTTCTTGGATCGCAATCGTGAAACGATTCGAGGTACTTTACCCATTTGGTCACTGCCAATTTTAGGTGCTATGGGGATTCATTATGATAATTTGAAGCCTTTAACTGATCCAACAGTTAAAACAGTACCTGTCGAAAAGGCACACGCAGAACCAGAAAAGAAAAAAGGTGGGTTTTTGTTGCCACTGATTGCCTTGTTGATTCTTGCTTTAATCGTTGCCTTTTTATGGCGTAGTTGTCAGGAAAAAAATCAAAAAATTGATCATACTCAAGTTGCACCAAATGCAGATCAAGAGCTGGCATTTTTTCAGTTGAGCACAGATAAGAGCGGGAATTTGGATACATGTAAAGCACGTATAGGAAATCCCACTTTTACTCAAATTTTACAACAAGATATTAAGCAATTATTTAAACATCCTATGGGCTGTGAAGTGGATTCAAGCAATAAGTTTAGATCAGAGTTGGTTGATCAAGCCGCTTTGCCTGAAGTTTTGAAATTGATTCAAGGTGTACCACATATCAATTTAGTTTGGACTGGCGCTGAAATTTCAATTCAAGGACCTGATACAGACACGGTTAAGAAATTGGCAGAGAAAATCAAACCATTGGTACCAGAGGTCAATGTTGTATTTCAAGCTGTATCAAGTTTAAATCAGCAAACCATTGCAAATGAACAGAAAGTGGTTGATGAAAGTGTGCGTAAAGCAGAGTCTGCTTTAAATCAAATTGATCGAGAAAAAGTACAACCTGTGGACATTGCAAAGGCTTTAAATCTACAGATCATTAACTTTGCTTTTTCTTCAGCTGAAATTCCTGATGTAAATAAATCCGTCTTAGATAAAGCGGCAGTTCTCATCAAGGAAGTGGATAATGTACATCTCAAAGTGAAAGGCTATACAGATTCAGTGGGTACTGCCGAAGTCAATAACAAACTTTCCAACTTGCGTGCTGAAGCTGTGGTGAACTATCTTGTATCAAAAGGTGTTGATAAAAGTAAACTCACTGCTGTGGGATACGGTCAAGAGCAACCTGTGGCAGACAATACAACACCAGAAGGACAATTTAAAAATCGTCGTATTGAGTTTGAAGTGGTGAATACTGAAACGGGTGTTAAACGTGAAGTTGGCAGCAACGGGATTGAAAAGAAAAACTAA
- a CDS encoding nitroreductase family protein, protein MSESNLHAVHDNIHQRQSIGHLIEPAPNAEQLECAFKAALTAPDHHRLKPTQFIVVQGEHREAFGDLLADATRDLGTIEDAQIERVKNHPYRAPLLVVAVTKFQDHPKVPYFEQTLSTGAAIQNFLLSLQAQGFSTMWRSGAVVESSHFKQALGLKEHDLISGIIYIGTAVKAIAPRANIDPQPYVQFWHQ, encoded by the coding sequence ATGTCAGAATCAAACCTCCACGCAGTGCATGACAATATTCATCAACGTCAGTCTATCGGTCATTTAATTGAACCCGCACCCAATGCGGAGCAACTTGAATGTGCTTTTAAGGCGGCTTTGACTGCGCCTGATCATCATCGCTTAAAACCCACTCAATTTATTGTGGTACAAGGCGAACATCGTGAAGCATTTGGTGATCTGTTGGCTGATGCGACTCGTGATTTGGGTACTATTGAAGATGCACAAATTGAACGTGTTAAAAATCATCCATATCGAGCACCTTTGTTAGTGGTTGCAGTGACCAAATTTCAAGATCACCCTAAAGTACCGTATTTTGAACAGACACTCAGTACAGGTGCTGCAATTCAGAACTTTTTATTGTCTTTGCAGGCTCAAGGTTTTTCAACCATGTGGCGTAGTGGGGCTGTGGTTGAATCGAGCCATTTTAAACAGGCATTAGGTCTGAAAGAGCATGATCTTATTTCTGGGATTATTTATATTGGTACAGCAGTCAAGGCGATTGCACCACGTGCAAATATAGATCCCCAACCTTATGTACAGTTTTGGCATCAATAA
- a CDS encoding glutathione S-transferase N-terminal domain-containing protein, whose translation MKLYYSPGACSLASHIILNEINVDFDLVRVDLKSHKTEKGEDYYQVNPKGYVPALEINPGLILTENVAILPFLAQHDPKQDLIPPSGLGRAKVLEWLGYLNSELHDAYAVFFGAPLDDAAKEKAYAEIDRLLTYIDKTIGESDNEYLVDDNFGPADAYLFVLTNWSNGIEHDLTPYKNIIAIRNKVAARQSVQIAMRDEGLIA comes from the coding sequence ATGAAGCTGTATTATTCACCTGGTGCATGTTCACTCGCATCTCATATTATTTTAAATGAAATTAATGTCGATTTTGATTTGGTTAGAGTAGATCTAAAATCGCACAAGACCGAAAAAGGCGAAGATTACTACCAAGTGAATCCAAAAGGATATGTGCCAGCATTGGAGATTAATCCTGGCCTAATTTTAACTGAAAATGTTGCAATCCTTCCTTTTCTTGCCCAGCATGATCCGAAGCAAGATCTTATTCCGCCATCAGGTTTGGGGCGTGCCAAAGTTTTAGAATGGTTAGGGTATTTAAACTCTGAACTGCATGATGCATACGCCGTATTTTTTGGTGCGCCATTGGATGATGCAGCCAAAGAAAAAGCCTATGCTGAAATTGATCGTCTGTTGACTTATATCGATAAAACCATTGGTGAATCAGACAATGAATATTTAGTGGATGATAACTTTGGTCCAGCGGATGCCTATTTATTTGTGTTAACAAATTGGTCAAACGGTATTGAACACGATTTAACGCCATATAAAAATATTATTGCGATTCGTAATAAAGTTGCAGCAAGACAATCTGTTCAAATCGCAATGCGTGATGAAGGCTTAATTGCTTAG
- a CDS encoding cold-shock protein: MTAREQGVVKWFNDTKGFGFIQRAGGDDVFVHFRAIQGDGHRSLRDGQRVEFSVVQGQKGFQAEEVQPLD; encoded by the coding sequence ATGACAGCTCGTGAACAAGGCGTTGTTAAGTGGTTTAACGATACTAAAGGTTTTGGCTTCATTCAGCGCGCTGGCGGTGATGATGTTTTCGTTCATTTCCGTGCGATTCAAGGTGACGGCCACCGTTCACTTCGTGACGGTCAACGTGTTGAATTTAGCGTTGTACAAGGTCAAAAAGGTTTTCAAGCTGAAGAAGTTCAGCCTTTAGACTAA
- the trmB gene encoding tRNA (guanosine(46)-N7)-methyltransferase TrmB, whose product MSNDQLDPQVVELDNLNEHREIVTFMRRSSPLNTSQRTALEQYGHLILEYPVGDLRQHFEHPERPLTVEIGFGMGRSLVLMAKANPERNFVGIEVHVPGIAQCVYEAGMAGLTNLRLLDADAIQVLREMPDNSINAIQLYFPDPWQKKRHFKRRFVSHDRMPLVEEKLEMGGTFHSATDWEPYAEWMLDVLDNRPRLENLAGKGNSYPRPEWRPQTKFERRGLEEGHKINDFYFKKIK is encoded by the coding sequence ATGTCGAACGATCAATTAGACCCGCAAGTTGTAGAATTAGACAACTTGAACGAGCATCGCGAAATTGTGACATTTATGCGCCGTTCATCTCCACTAAATACTTCTCAACGTACTGCGCTTGAACAATATGGTCACCTAATTTTGGAATATCCTGTTGGCGATTTACGTCAACATTTTGAACACCCAGAACGTCCACTTACCGTTGAGATTGGTTTTGGTATGGGTCGCTCATTGGTACTGATGGCAAAAGCCAATCCTGAACGTAACTTTGTCGGGATTGAAGTGCATGTTCCTGGTATTGCACAATGTGTATATGAAGCAGGTATGGCAGGTTTAACCAATTTACGACTTCTTGATGCCGATGCAATTCAAGTGCTTCGTGAAATGCCAGATAATAGCATTAACGCTATTCAACTGTATTTCCCAGATCCTTGGCAGAAAAAACGTCATTTTAAACGTCGTTTTGTCTCTCATGACCGTATGCCGTTGGTTGAAGAGAAACTTGAAATGGGCGGAACGTTCCACTCTGCAACAGACTGGGAACCGTATGCTGAATGGATGTTGGACGTACTCGATAATCGTCCACGTTTAGAGAACTTGGCCGGTAAAGGTAACAGCTACCCTCGACCAGAATGGCGTCCACAGACTAAATTTGAACGTCGTGGTTTAGAAGAAGGCCACAAGATTAACGATTTCTACTTTAAGAAAATCAAGTAA
- a CDS encoding SulP family inorganic anion transporter: MISLKKEEWFSNIRTDVLAGLVVGLALIPESIAFSAIAGVDPQVGLYASFCIAVTIAFLGGRPAMISAATGALALLMITLVKEHGLQYLLAATILTGVIQVIAGYFKVAKLMRFVSQAVVYGFLNALAILIFVAQFPEISKMDSTAYLFVALGLAIVYLFPYIPKIGKAIPSPLICIVVLSFLAMFLGADMRTVSDLGHFPDTLPIFLLPDIPLNFETLKIVFPYSITLATVGLLETMMTTTVVNEVTNSEGDRHQECRGQGYANIVSGFMGGMAGCAMIGQSIINVSSGARTRLSTLVAGIFLLCLVVFLKDWLAYIPMAALVAIMIMVALTTFQWGSVKQFKKHPMSFNMVMIAVIIVVLATHNLALGVLIGVLLSALFIINKLESSVKVESHLTQPNTRQYLVHGQIFFSSSEKFFQFFDFNEQVQSVEIDLTHAHIWDITSVNMLNNVVQKFKDRGIDAQVVGINEATSTLIDQIN, encoded by the coding sequence GTGATCAGTCTTAAAAAAGAGGAATGGTTTTCCAATATCCGTACCGATGTATTGGCAGGTTTAGTCGTTGGTTTGGCGTTAATTCCTGAATCTATTGCATTCTCTGCAATTGCAGGGGTTGATCCGCAAGTTGGATTGTATGCCTCTTTCTGTATTGCAGTCACCATTGCTTTTTTGGGTGGTCGACCAGCGATGATTTCAGCCGCGACAGGCGCACTAGCATTACTGATGATCACTTTAGTGAAAGAACATGGCTTACAGTATTTGCTCGCAGCGACAATCTTAACTGGGGTCATTCAAGTGATTGCTGGCTATTTTAAAGTGGCTAAGCTCATGCGTTTTGTATCGCAAGCCGTGGTTTATGGTTTCTTAAATGCTTTAGCCATTTTGATCTTTGTTGCTCAATTTCCTGAAATCAGCAAGATGGATAGTACAGCATATCTCTTTGTTGCTTTGGGATTAGCCATTGTCTATCTATTTCCTTATATTCCAAAGATTGGCAAGGCGATTCCTTCACCGCTGATTTGTATCGTGGTACTGAGCTTTTTGGCTATGTTCTTAGGTGCTGATATGCGAACTGTGAGCGACCTAGGACATTTCCCAGATACATTGCCTATTTTCCTTTTACCCGATATTCCGCTGAATTTTGAAACCTTAAAAATTGTTTTTCCTTATTCGATTACCCTTGCGACAGTAGGTTTACTTGAAACCATGATGACCACTACAGTGGTCAATGAAGTAACAAATTCTGAAGGTGACCGTCATCAAGAATGTCGTGGTCAAGGTTATGCCAATATCGTCAGTGGTTTTATGGGCGGTATGGCAGGTTGTGCCATGATTGGTCAATCGATTATTAATGTGTCTTCTGGTGCACGTACTCGTCTTTCTACCCTAGTTGCTGGTATTTTCTTACTGTGTTTAGTGGTATTTTTAAAAGATTGGCTCGCATATATTCCAATGGCTGCATTGGTGGCGATTATGATTATGGTGGCATTGACCACCTTCCAATGGGGCTCAGTCAAACAATTTAAAAAGCATCCTATGTCGTTTAATATGGTGATGATTGCAGTAATTATAGTGGTACTTGCGACGCACAATTTAGCATTGGGTGTATTGATTGGCGTCCTACTTTCCGCGTTGTTTATTATCAATAAACTGGAAAGCTCTGTGAAAGTCGAATCACATTTAACTCAACCAAACACCCGTCAATACCTCGTACACGGACAAATCTTCTTTAGTAGTTCTGAGAAATTTTTCCAATTTTTTGACTTTAATGAACAGGTTCAATCGGTTGAAATTGATTTAACCCATGCACATATCTGGGATATTACTTCAGTGAATATGTTGAACAATGTGGTTCAGAAATTTAAAGATCGTGGTATTGATGCTCAAGTGGTTGGCATAAACGAAGCTACCAGTACATTGATTGATCAGATAAACTAA